AGCTTGGCCAGTTGGGCCACCGCGTAGTCCACTTCGGCCGCGGTATTCATCTTGCTCATCGAGAAACGCACCGTGGCCCGGTCGGGGTCACAGCCGAGGGCTTCGAGTACGTGCGAGCCCGCCTGTGCCCCGCTGGTACAAGCCGAGCCGCCAGACGCCGCTATCTTGCTTATGTCCAGGTTAAAAAGCAGCATTTCGTTGATGGGCGACAGCGGCAGGCTCACGCTCAGCACCGTGTACAGGCTCTGGTCGGCTTGCGCCGACAGGCCATTAAACTGCACGTCGTCAATCTCCGCGCGCAGCTTTTCGATGAACCGGTCCTTCAGGCCCTGCACGTGGGCTTGGTGCGCCGCCAGGTCGCGAATCGCTATTTCCAAGGCCTTGGCCAGCCCCACAATGCCGTACACATTCTCAGTGCCCGAGCGCACGTTGCGCTCCTGCGAGCCCCCGTGAATGAGCGGGCTCACTTGCATGCCGCTGCGGGTGTAGAGAAAGCCCACGCCCTTCGGCCCGTGGAACTTGTGCGCCGACCCTACCAGGAACTGGTTTTTCAGCTTCTGCACGTCGTGCCGATAATGGCCCATGGTCTGCACCGTGTCAGTATGGAACACGGCCTGGTGGCGGGCACAGATATCCCCGATGGCCTCAATGTCGTTCAGGTTGCCAATTTCATTATTGGCGTGCATCAGGCTCACAAAGGTGCGGGGCTGCGTGGCCAGCAGTTCCTCCAAATGGCCCAGGTCTAAACGGCCCTGGGCGTCGTGCCGCACATAATGCAGCTCAATTTCGCCGGTTTTGGCCATGGCCTGCAGCGGGTGCAGCACGGCGTGGTGCTCCAGCGGCGAGGTGATGGCGTGCTTCAGCCCCAGGGTGCGGATGCTGCCAAAAGCCGCGTAGTTATCGGCCTCGGTGCCGCCGCTCGTGAAAGAAATTTCGGCCGGGGCGGCATTCAGCAGGTGCGCCACCGTCTTGCGGGCGTTTTCGATGGCGGCCCGCACTTGGCGGCCCGGCCCGTGCAGGCTGCTTGGGTTGCCGTAGTGTTGGCTCAGGAAAGGCAGCATGGCCTCCAGCACTTCAGGGTCGAGCGGGGTGGTGGCGGCGTTGTCGAAATAAACGAAGGCGGGGGCGGAAGAGGGGTTGGGTGTCATATAAGAAGGGTAAGACCAGAAGAAGCCGGGCGTGGGTGCGCCCGGCCTTTCCAAGATATCATTACACAAACGTCGGACTTTTCGTCCAAACCAACCCGCCGCCAAAACCAGAACGCTAGGCAATCAGCCGCCGCTCTGCCTACCGCACAAAGATTTACGCCTTTACAGCAATAATCTCCTTGATGTCGCCGATGATTTTCTGTGCCAGGTAGTCGGCCGTCGCGTTCGAATCCGACTCGGCGTAGATGCGGATAATGGGCTCGGTGTTGGACTTGCGCAGGTGCACCCACTCCTTGTCGAACTCAATTTTCACCCCGTCAATCGTGTTCACGGGCTGCTTGGCATACCGCTTCTCCATCTGCGCCAACACGTCGTCGGTATTGATTTCAGCGGTCAGCTCAATTTTATTCTTAGAAATAAAATAGCCCGGGTACGAGCGCCGCAGCTGGCTCATCTTCAGGCCGGACTTGGCCAAGTGCGTTAGGAAAAGCGCAATGCCCACCAAGGCATCGCGCCCGTAGTGCAGCTCGGGGTAGATGATGCCGCCATTGCCTTCACCGCCAATCACGGCGTTGGTTTCCTTCATCTTGGTCACCACGTTCACCTCGCCCACGGCGGCGGCGGCGTACTGGCCGCCGGCTTTTTCGGTCACGTCGCGCAGGGCGCGGGTGCTGCTCAGGTTGCTCACGGTGTTGCCGCCGCCCAGTTGCTTGAGCACGTAGTCGGCTACGGCCACTAGGGTGTACTCTTCGCCGAACATTTCGCCGTTCTCGCTCACCAGGGCCAGGCGGTCCACGTCGGGGTCCACCACGATGCCGAGGTCAAAGCCGCCTTTCTCCAGTGCCTTGGCAATGTCGCGCAAGTGCTCGGGCAGGGGCTCGGGGTTGTGGGCAAAGTCGCCGGTGGGCTCGCAGTGCAGCTTTTCCACCGTGGTCACGCCCAGCGCTTCCAGCAGTTGCGGCACGGCAAAGCCACCCGAGGAATTCACGGCATCCACCACCACCCGGAACTTTCGGGCCCGAATGGCTTCTACGTCCACCAGCGGCAGGGCCAAAATGGCCTTGATGTGCTTTTTGAGGAAGGTAGCGTCGGTGGTGTACTGGCCCAATTTTGTGACGGCCGCAAACTCAAAATCTTCGCTTTCGGCCAAGGCCAGCACCTGCTGCCCGTCGGTTTCGGAAATGAATTCGCCCTGGGCATTCAGCAGCTTCAGCGCGTTCCACTGCTTGGGGTTGTGCGAGGCGGTGAGGATGATGCCGCCGGCCGCCTTCTTGGCCGGCACGGCCATTTCCACGGTGGGCGTGGTGCTCAGCCCCAGGTCGCACACGTCGAGGCCCAGCCCCTGCAAGGTGGCAGCCACGAGGCGGCTGACCATTTCGCCGGATATCCGGGCGTCGCGGCCGATGATGATAAGCTTGCTGTCGGTGGCCTGGGTTTTCACCCAGGAGCCGTACGCCGCGGCATATTTCACCACGTCGAGAGGAGTCAGGCCTTGCCCAACAGGGCCGCCGATGGTGCCACGAATGCCGGAGATAGATTTTATGAGAGTCACGGGGTAGTTTTTTGAAAGGCCAAATTTAGGCACTGGCAACCGGTTGGCGGTGCCGACATTTATCTTTGGAACAATGGAAAACTCTGCTTCGATACCTAGTGTTCTGCTTACCAGCGCCCGCCACCCGGCTCAGCTTGAGGCCTTCGGCCGTTTGCTCGACGTTCTGGACCGCCTGCGCACCGAATGCCCCTGGGATAAAAAGCAAACGCTGCAATCGCTGCGCCACCTCACCATTGAGGAAACGTACGAAATCAGCGACGCAATTCTGCGCGACGACCTGCCCGATTTGAAGAAAGAGCTGGGCGACGTGATGCTGCACTTGCTTTTTTACGCCCGCATCGCCGCCGAAAAAGGCGCCTTCGACATTGCCGACGTGCTCAACGCGCAGTGCGAAAAGCTGATTTACCGCCACCCCCACATCTACGGCGATGCGCAGGCCGATGACGAGGACGCGGTAAAGCGCAACTGGGAACAATTAAAATTGAAGGAAAAAGGCAATACCGCCGGCGTACTCGGGGGGGTGCCCACGTCGTTGCCGGCGCTGGTAAAGGCCATGCGTATCCAGGAAAAAGCCCGCGGAGCCGGCTTCGATTGGGAGCAGCCCGAGCAAGTTTGGGAAAAAGTCAAGGAGGAGTTAGGGGAATTTGGCGACGAATACAGCCACGGCCGGCCCGAGCAAATGGACGTCGAACGCGCCGCCGATGAATTCGGGGATTTGCTGTTTTCGCTGGTCAACTTTGCCCGCTTTGCGGGCATCAACCCCGAGGAGGCGCTCGAACGCACCAACCGCAAGTTTATCAGCCGCTTTCAGTATCTGGAAAGTGCTGCTGCGGCCAACGGCGAACGCCTCGCCGACCTGACATTGGCGCAAATGGATATATATTGGGAACAGGCAAAACAACGCCCCACCCAACCCAAAGGCGCTAATTAGCGTTGTCACGTTTCTACCGCTTCTTTGCCGCCCTTCTGTTGGCTCCGGTCAAGTTTTCTTTGGTTGGGCCGCGCTTTTTGGTTAGGTTTGCCCAGCTAAGACAGCGCCGTGCGTAGCTTGTACTTCGATAAGTGCCATTCCAGTCCTTTTGGTTCGGGATTATCGATTGTTCTTTTGCTAGCCCCTGGCGTTCCTACCAACTTTTTGCTTTTTCTTTACCCACTCAATTCAACTACTTCACATTTAACAACCCAAACACTCCAGAACAATGGAACAGAAAAATGCCTTGAATACGAGCCCACGGCCTGCCGCAACGGCCGCCAAAGCCGAAGCCCAAAGCAGCGGTGGTGCCTCGCTGTTCTCCGTCCTGGTTATTATCCTAGCCTTTATCGTCAGCGTTGTCGTTTATAAATTCGTGCTAGGTGATGCAAGCCACTTCCAGGGCGGCAACAACGAGAACAACCCCAACCCCGGTGATTACCTCGGCGTGGTGTACAAAGGTGGTTTTATCGTGCCTATCCTGATGACGATGCTGCTTTGCGTAATCACCTTCTCGATTGAGCGCATGCTGACCATCAGCAAAGCTAAAGGCTCGAAGAGCATCGAGGCGTTTGTACGCACGGTACGCCAGAAGCTGAACACCAACGACATCAACGGTGCCCTGGCCGCTTGCGACCAGCAGAAAGGCTCCGTGGCCAACGTGGTAAAAGCCGGCCTGCTGAAATACAACGAAAT
This region of Hymenobacter sedentarius genomic DNA includes:
- a CDS encoding cysteine desulfurase family protein; amino-acid sequence: MTPNPSSAPAFVYFDNAATTPLDPEVLEAMLPFLSQHYGNPSSLHGPGRQVRAAIENARKTVAHLLNAAPAEISFTSGGTEADNYAAFGSIRTLGLKHAITSPLEHHAVLHPLQAMAKTGEIELHYVRHDAQGRLDLGHLEELLATQPRTFVSLMHANNEIGNLNDIEAIGDICARHQAVFHTDTVQTMGHYRHDVQKLKNQFLVGSAHKFHGPKGVGFLYTRSGMQVSPLIHGGSQERNVRSGTENVYGIVGLAKALEIAIRDLAAHQAHVQGLKDRFIEKLRAEIDDVQFNGLSAQADQSLYTVLSVSLPLSPINEMLLFNLDISKIAASGGSACTSGAQAGSHVLEALGCDPDRATVRFSMSKMNTAAEVDYAVAQLAKLYRPVAA
- the glmM gene encoding phosphoglucosamine mutase; translation: MTLIKSISGIRGTIGGPVGQGLTPLDVVKYAAAYGSWVKTQATDSKLIIIGRDARISGEMVSRLVAATLQGLGLDVCDLGLSTTPTVEMAVPAKKAAGGIILTASHNPKQWNALKLLNAQGEFISETDGQQVLALAESEDFEFAAVTKLGQYTTDATFLKKHIKAILALPLVDVEAIRARKFRVVVDAVNSSGGFAVPQLLEALGVTTVEKLHCEPTGDFAHNPEPLPEHLRDIAKALEKGGFDLGIVVDPDVDRLALVSENGEMFGEEYTLVAVADYVLKQLGGGNTVSNLSSTRALRDVTEKAGGQYAAAAVGEVNVVTKMKETNAVIGGEGNGGIIYPELHYGRDALVGIALFLTHLAKSGLKMSQLRRSYPGYFISKNKIELTAEINTDDVLAQMEKRYAKQPVNTIDGVKIEFDKEWVHLRKSNTEPIIRIYAESDSNATADYLAQKIIGDIKEIIAVKA
- the mazG gene encoding nucleoside triphosphate pyrophosphohydrolase — encoded protein: MENSASIPSVLLTSARHPAQLEAFGRLLDVLDRLRTECPWDKKQTLQSLRHLTIEETYEISDAILRDDLPDLKKELGDVMLHLLFYARIAAEKGAFDIADVLNAQCEKLIYRHPHIYGDAQADDEDAVKRNWEQLKLKEKGNTAGVLGGVPTSLPALVKAMRIQEKARGAGFDWEQPEQVWEKVKEELGEFGDEYSHGRPEQMDVERAADEFGDLLFSLVNFARFAGINPEEALERTNRKFISRFQYLESAAAANGERLADLTLAQMDIYWEQAKQRPTQPKGAN
- a CDS encoding MotA/TolQ/ExbB proton channel family protein, producing MEQKNALNTSPRPAATAAKAEAQSSGGASLFSVLVIILAFIVSVVVYKFVLGDASHFQGGNNENNPNPGDYLGVVYKGGFIVPILMTMLLCVITFSIERMLTISKAKGSKSIEAFVRTVRQKLNTNDINGALAACDQQKGSVANVVKAGLLKYNEMGRDRTMATDQKILAIQKEIEESTALELPMLEKNLVIISTLASIATLVGLLGTVFGMIRAFAALAQAGTPDAVALANGISEALINTALGIGTSALAIVAYNYFTSKIDELTYSIDEAGFSIIQTFAAQHGNTQPAQTV